The nucleotide sequence gagaagtagacttgtgtaCTAGACGGTAGTCCAGGTAGAACCATACTGTGAACACGAACCCCGTCTTCTCCTATTACTTGACCTCTTGCCTGATAAAATAAGGAAACACACAGCTCTGTTTGTCTATAATATGTATATGATCCTAACTAGTTCATCTTTGTTATTCTTTCTGCAAGCTTATGTATGCTTTACCTGAACATCAGTTGAACTATCTTCTCTGTTGTAGATCTGACCAAGATTTGATATGTTGTTTGCAATTTGTGTAGCTTCTGGAGAAGGAAGATCCTGCATTTCATAGGTATCATTAGAGCCACTTCTTGTGATTTAATACCCATTATATGTACTTCGATTCATGCTAATTCTCTATATACAATGCCAAGTACTCTATATGTTAATTAGTTTTGAGCACCAGGCCAAATTGTGTCAATTTAAAACCGTAACTCTGTGAAATCTAAGttagattttcttttaatcATACCAATGCATTCGGCCTTGACTCCACGATTTCTACATTGTTGTAGTGGAAGGAAGCCATGATCACAGCCTGCTGGAGAAGTATAGATCCTATGGACAGAGTTGGTGCTACAAGGCATCCCTTATAACGCAAACCAACCAGGGAGAAGTTAGATTAACATGGGCCATTTAAGGTCTAACAGTTGTTGCTCCAAGACAAGCTCGACCtcacaaagaaaagaaaacaacaaaacgAATTTGCTGAGAGTATCTCACCCTGTGCTCACCATGGTGGCCTTGTCACATAATGCAGACAACGCTGATACTGTCTCTGGCTTGATCCTAGGTACATACACCACACTCTTCATCCCAAACGCAGTTGCCTTGATAAAATCAAAGACCATTTCTCCATCTTAGTGGATAtaacaaggagcttgatcaaaaaaaagttgttatTCAGTTACCTGTTTTACATTCTCATACACTGTTGATGGGTCTGTAAAGTCGATCACAACTCCTACTTCTTTTCCCTACCAACAATATTTTTCGTTTAGGTTGTTCCGTAGAAGTTACTCTGGTGGGAAACAATAGAGAAGGAAAGGTTTGGAAATAATGGAACCTGAGATATGGAGCCTAAGACCATTGTTAGATCACTCACTACTGGTATCTCTAGAGGCTCCTCCATGTCACATAGCTAAAGGAACATTTAGAGTTAAAGGAGTCGAGTCAAATAGATAAACCAAAACCAGGTGGAAGTAATATGCAGATGTGTTGTGAGTTAAGTCACCAAGCCAATATCTTCGCCAAGAAAATGGTTGTCGACGGCACCAGCTAACTCCATTCCCCTGGCTTTAGTCACAGCAACCACAGCGGCTCTTCCTATCTCTTTTGCAGCTCCGTTTATGATTACCTGATATTGACATTTGTAGCATTTTGATCTCAAGCTGCACTATATGGAAACTCTTGACGATGATGGTGATAATGTGTAGTTTACCTTTATGTTGTTTTGGGAAGGTTGTGAGGCGGAGCAAGAAAAAGAAGGCCTTGAGGGTTTGAGATGTCGTGAATGTGATAGCTTGAAGAAGAGGCAGTTCACCGCTGCCATTGCTCTAACCTCtctgataactttttttttgggcttGTGGTTTCCTCTGCCTTTGATGTTGATAAGAGTTTTTGCACTTGTTGTCAGCTATTTTAAAACGATGTAGTTTTTGTGGCTTCTGGATGGATAAGGTTTTGGGTCTTACGATAGTTCACTCTGactcttaatttatttttaataaaatgaatttattttttagttgTGATGATAAAGATAATTTCTTATTAAAATGTATGTTTTTAACTTGGTCAATTCTCCTGAATAaacattttctatgtttttatcataaaaataccacacaaaaaagaaaatgattaaaatgttCAATTTAAGAggtcaaaatatttttataccttagatatataaaaaattaaaataaaaattattttttttatactttcagattattgttttcagattcaaatttttttataaattattttgtttttttttgaatttttttatttttggaatttttttatgttttttccatattttatttttaaatttttagtaaaattttaaactttaatcccaaatttttttcttaactcTATAAAATCTAAGGTTTCGATTACTTAACTTTAGGTGTATAAATGCAAACTaatctttttaatgaaatatttttgatcatttttttcttgtgtgttatatttgtgacaaaaaaatttaatactatcctaaatattttctcttttaactTTCCAACAAAAAAACGTATTTTATACATCGCTATTAGCTACACTTACATGTGTAAGTATAATGtgtgttaatattttaatgaaagGAGAAAATTGGAGATAACTGaataataactaatattataaGTATAATTTCCAACAATTCGTCGGAGAAATAGcaaatcaaattaatatttttgtctGACATATCTAAACCatagaaatagaaaattaatttatggAAAATACGATTCCCTGGAAATATGCTATAAAATAACTTGTATTCCAAGAAAGAGAGATACGACATAAAACTAGGGCTGTTAGGATATTTTCTCTCTCGGCAAAAAATAGGGTTTCAACAAAGTATTGATTTTGCAGCTTCAGCTTTAAACTTTCCACAGTCCAGATTAAAACTCCCCAATGGTCGGAAGAAGTCGGCGAGGATCCCAAACCAGGTTCTGTCAAAGGTCACTCCATGGATAGAAGCTTCTAAAGGTTGTTGACAACCACAATTCAATTCTGCTCTCATTGAGTTGTATCCAGTTCTCGAAGTTACCAGGTTTTAATGTCTTTGTCAACATGGTTTCCTCACGTTCCTGCGAGTTCTTCATCGTTTATGGTAACTATGTGTTTGATTCTAACGTTAAACTCTTGCTTGTCTTAATACACAGTGATATAGGtactcaatataaattatataatgattGGTTATAACCTATAGCTTCCGTACAAAAGAAGTAGTTGGAAAGACCAACACTGTACCAAAAATACATGGGGGAATTTCTGTGCTTTTGTTGGCCTTTTTGGCGTCTCGGGCTCCCTGTTTGGAGTCTCCTCAACCATCAAACCGTATCTTCTGTCTTCATGACACTACTACCAGGTATTTGAGATCATCTTTTTCTACTGATCTATATTGTTTACTTATGTTGCAGTATTGGTTTGATCTTTAGCTGTGAGCGTTCAGATGTTTTGAATTATGCGTTATACTCGTGCCATATTGATGATTAATTAGGTGGTTGGACTTCTATATCTCATGCTATGAGCCTATGAGGACTTAATTGTTTAGTTTAGAACAGGGTTTAAAAAGTGCTGAGGCCTTCACTAAATGCATGAGGCGACCTGTGTTGGGGGATTCACAGCTTAACAAGTTGTTTTGGAAGCCTCAAGCCTCATCACGTGTCACTGGTTATGCGACTAAAGGTAAGATTCCTATCAAAACTAGTTTTGGATTCGAAAAAGGAATTATATATGATtaagattatatttattttctgtttataGTTTCAAAACTTCAATTCACGTAAAACTGGTTGATTATGTCTTTACATttgtgaaaaaatatatttgcatcGTGACTCATGTTGGATTTTTGAAAGCCATGcatgttaaacttttttttgtccgATTAGTATGATATTATCCACTTTAGGTCTAAGAAGTTGGTATGCATGGATTTATTTTTGGATTCCTTTCCAAAAGACTTCGTAATAATTAGAGTTGAATTTCTCTTTATGTATTAGACATCTCTCGAAAGATATTTAGGTCTCTTTGCAGATTTTTCGTCAAACCGCTCTAATATCAATTGTTCGGTTTGTGTGAGCTCATGTCCAACTCTTTATTGTCCGAtaagtacgatattgtccattttGGACCTAAAAAGCTGGTCCGCATGATTTTACTTTTGGATTCCTTTCTAAAAGatctcgtactaattagagttagaCTTATGTTTATATTAGACACTATTTGTCTAATTCTCTAATGTGGAACTTAGTTTGATATCTCACAACTCATGCACTAtccaaatctattttttttgcACTTCTGGTTCCATAAATCTTTTGGTTCTTGCTTCTTCTCTATTTTCTGAATCTCCCTACTTTTTTATTCTCACCATGTCTACTTCGGCTAGTTGATCTAGCAAGAAAGTATGCAATTGTTGATCCTAAGAAGTTAGGTTGTTGGATAATGGATATGTAACTTTTGTGGTAAAGTCACCAATGATTAAGTTTTACATGTTAAACAACATCTAGTTAAAAGTTATCTGACTGTGATTCTCTAAATCCATGATCATATGAACGAAGAAGTCAAAACTTTTCTCATTAACAAGGCTGAAGCTAAAACTGCTCTCCAAATGTAACAACCAGTTGTGATGATGAAGTAGAAGAACAAAGTCAAAAACGTCCATGTCAGCCTAAGCTGAAGAAACGTCAGTATCCAATGGACAGGTTCGTTGCTCCTCTTATcttgaaaagaagaaaagacagaaaatattatttttgagtTTGCAAAGTGGTTCTACAATGCAGAGATTTCTTTCAATGCAGCCAATTATGACAGTTTCAAGGAGGCATTTGAATTAGTAGCTCCAATATGATTCTGGATTTAAGCCAACAACTATGTATGAACTACGATTTCTTCTTTTGGTTAAATAAGTCAAGGAAACTGAGAATCAGCTGGTGGAACATAAAGCAGAATAGGTAGCAAAAGGTTGTTTAATCATGTCTGATGGATGGCGTGGTTCAGTTGTACAAAAATACATCATCAATTTCTTTGTTAACTCTCCAAATGGATCAGTCTTCCTCAAATCAGTTGATGTTCCAGAGTTTGTGAAAGACTCTAATTTGTTGTTTAATATGCTTGATCATATGGTGGATGAAGTTAGAGAGGCTAATATTGTCTAAGTCGTAATAGAGAATGCATCATGTTAAAGCTATGTTTATTTATGTCTAattgtgtttttgtttatgtAGTTATTATGAACCTAACTTCATCTTCTATTCTTCTAAATTCGTAGGGAAGCTGTTAATGGCCAAAACACCACAACTATGTTGATTGTCTTGTGACCTGGCCCATTGCAACCTTTTCATGAACAAAGTGGAGGTCTATTTCAACATGCTTTGTCCGTTGGTGTTTCACGGGATTGGATGATAGGAAGACTGTGCTGATATTGTCGCAGAAGATCAATGTTGCTTTAGACACCGGTTGGTGTAGCTCAAGTAGAAGATTGCGAATCCAACATGTTTCTGCAACGGTGTTTGCTATATTCGGCCTCGGCGCTGGAGCGTGATACAGTGGCTGTCTCTTGGAGCACCAAGTGATGAGATTTTCACCAATGTAGACACAGTAACCGGAGGTTGATCGTCTTGTGTCGGGACAGCCAGCCTAGTCAGCGCCGGAGTAGGCTGTGATCGTGGAGGAAGCTGACTTGTACATTTGCTGACCGTAACTGGTAGTGCCTTGTACATAACGTATTATTCTCTTCAATGCATTGAGATGAGTATGACGAGGATCATGCATGAATAAGCATACTTGCTGGACTGCATAGGCGATGTCGGGTCTTGTAAACGTCAAGTACTGAAATGTCCCAGCTAGACTTCTATACTGTTTCAGATTATCTATCTTGTCTCCTTCGTCTGCCGCTAACTTGGAGTTTACGTCTGAAGGTGTTGAAACAGGTTTGCATTCTTTCATACCTGCGCGCTGAATGATGTTTAACGCATATTGCTTCTGAGATAAGAAGAGACCGGCACTGTTATAGTCCACCTTCACACCAAGGAAATAATTCAATCTGCCCATCAGTCATTGGAAATTCAGACTTCAGTCTCTCTGTTATCCTTGCCACTAACGTCTTGCTCGAGGCGGTTAAGATAATGTCGTCAACATATAATAACATGTAAGCCAAGTCTTGTTTATGTTTTAGACAAAGAGAAAGGCATCAGACTTGGTAGAGATGAAGCCAAGGCTTGTGACGTATTGACTGAAGCGGGAGTTCCATGCCCTTGGGGCTTGTTTGAGTCTGTATAGAGCTTTCTCCAATTTGCACACATAATGTGGGTGGTTCTTGTCAACAAAACCCGGTGGTTGGTGCATATAGATGTCCTCATCAATGGTTCCGTGTAAGAAGGCGTTTTGAACGTCTAGTTGTTTGAGTTCCCAACCATGTCGAAGCGCTACATCTAACACTGATCTGAAAATTCCTTCAGTTAATGTGGGAATAAGAAGCTGCATCTTATAAATGGCTATATCCATAGTCATGCATCTCTCGTGAATATGATGAGAAGGTTCACAAAACAAGAAAATCAGCATAGATCAGTAATTACTCGGCTTGGTACGTCATTCATCACACATGTCCAGTACTACGACCACAAAGATAACTTGAGAAAGTTTATAACTCTCAAGATAGGAATCATTCAAAATGACAAGAAAAAGGTGAAACAAATCATTATGCAAGAGAGCGTTTGGAAAAATGTCTTTTTATGCAATCAGATTGTGTATATATTGTACCACTCTACAACAAATTCATTCATGTCTTTTCCAGCTTGATTAGGTTTACTTTCAGACCGAGTTAAGTTTCTGCTTTGGTGTTATGCACAGCTCtactaatataattattttaactaccTATactatcaaatttatttatctttttttatttatccaTTGAAAACTCAAACCATTAAACATGGTTGAGCCGGATCAGCTTAAAACAAAATGATCTTCTAAGAAATAAGGTTTAATCGTGTGAATCAACATATTAGTTAGGGACCCATGGGTTAAGATCAGATGTATTGAATTCCCAACTAAGTTGAGTTAAGTTAGATGGATGTGGAATACCATGCTAAGTTAGATGGATTTCCAACCTAAAACCAaatcaattggtgataagaTGAGTAACCCATCTAGTTTAATTTGGTATCAGAGTGCGATCCATGCAGTCTAACCCGATCCACATCTATCCAGCCCAAGCCAAAGTTGACTTATCGATCATTGTCCGAACATTCTGAGAT is from Raphanus sativus cultivar WK10039 unplaced genomic scaffold, ASM80110v3 Scaffold1115, whole genome shotgun sequence and encodes:
- the LOC130503762 gene encoding dihydrodipicolinate reductase-like protein CRR1, chloroplastic; amino-acid sequence: MAAVNCLFFKLSHSRHLKPSRPSFSCSASQPSQNNIKVIINGAAKEIGRAAVVAVTKARGMELAGAVDNHFLGEDIGLLCDMEEPLEIPVVSDLTMVLGSISQGKEVGVVIDFTDPSTVYENVKQATAFGMKSVVYVPRIKPETVSALSALCDKATMGCLVAPTLSIGSILLQQAVIMASFHYNNVEIVESRPNALDLPSPEATQIANNISNLGQIYNREDSSTDVQARGQVIGEDGVRVHSMVLPGLPSSTQVYFSSPGDVYTVKHDILDVRSLMPGLLLAIRKVVRLKNLVYGLEKFL